From the Choloepus didactylus isolate mChoDid1 chromosome 20, mChoDid1.pri, whole genome shotgun sequence genome, one window contains:
- the LOC119516464 gene encoding putative beta-defensin 108A, with the protein MGIVVLFFTIVFFMSQVLPVRGKFKEICERPNGSCRHFCTETEIHVGRCLDGRLCCLPVISRPRIESTTTK; encoded by the exons ATGGGAATTGTTGTCCTCTTCTTtaccattgtcttctttatgAGCCAAGTTCTACcag TCAGGGGCAAGTTCAAGGAGATCTGTGAGCGTCCAAATGGCTCGTGCCGTCACTTTTGTACTGAAACAGAAATCCATGTCGGGAGATGTTTAGATGGCCGACTGTGCTGCCTGCCTGTCATAAGTCGACCAAGAATCGAGAGTACGACTACCAAGTGA